Proteins encoded by one window of Arachis hypogaea cultivar Tifrunner chromosome 1, arahy.Tifrunner.gnm2.J5K5, whole genome shotgun sequence:
- the LOC140178354 gene encoding uncharacterized mitochondrial protein AtMg00810-like has product MDEELQAMEDTNNWSLVPLPAGKHTIGCRWVYKVKCKADGFVDRYKARLGAKGYTQQAGIDFNDKFSPVAKLTTVRVLLSLAAINKWSLLQIDAFRQWFCKFSSALLNHHFKQSRRDYSLFTYGSGDQIVYLLVYVDDIILASTSKDMLYNLQKLLESLFKLKILGDLKYFLGLELARLDEGILLSQRKYTLSILEDTNFAESKLTSLPMEPNLRLSSSDGELLKDPASYRRLIGRLMYLTILRPNITYTVSTLSQFLSQPHSAHLHALHHLLRYIRGTIGQGLLFSANSEKRLMAYVDANWADCPDTRQSVTGFCVFIGDSLVAWRSKKQATVSRSSTESEYRAMAVATAELTWLKGLLFDFQIDILSSMLFCDSQSAIHIASNPTFMRELSTYKWTATLCSKRWLRSLLGSFMFGRNIN; this is encoded by the exons ATGGATGAAGAGCTTCAGGCCATGGAAGACACAAATAATTGGTCTTTGGTGCCCCTGCCTGCTGGCAAACACACCATTGGATGCAGATGGGTCTACAAAGTCAAATGCAAAGCCGATGGTTTTGTGGACAGATATAAAGCTAGACTCGGTGCAAAAGGATACACCCAACAAGCTGGTATAGACTTCAACGACAAATTCTCACCCGTGGCAAAACTCACTACTGTTCGAGTGCTTCTGTCGTTGGCAGCCATAAACAAATGGTCTTTGCTTCAAATAGAT GCTTTCCGTCAATGGTTTTGCAAATTCTCTTCAGCTTTGCTTAACCACCACTTCAAACAATCGAGGCGCGATTACTCCCTTTTCACCTATGGTAGTGGCGATCAAATAGTCTATCTCCTTGTATACGTCGATGATATTATCCTGGCCAGTACATCTAAGGACATGCTGTACAATTTGCAGAAGTTATTGGAATCGCTCTTCAAATTGAAGATTCTTGGTGATTTGAAGTATTTTTTGGGTTTGGAATTGGCAAGATTAGATGAGGGAATTCTTCTTAGCCAACGTAAGTACACCCTCAGCATCCTTGAAGATACCAATTTTGCTGAATCTAAGCTTACCTCTTTGCCTATGGAACCCAACCTAAGGCTTAGTAGCTCAGATGGGGAGTTGCTCAAGGATCCTGCAAGCTATAGAAGGCTTATAGGGAGATTGATGTACCTCACCATCTTGCGCCCGAACATCACCTACACTGTCTCCACCCTTAGCCAATTTCTGTCCCAACCTCACAGTGCACATCTTCATGCCCTTCATCATTTGCTGCGATACATTAGAGGCACTATAGGGCAAGGATTACTTTTTTCGGCAAACTCCGAGAAGAGACTAATGGCTTATGTGGATGCAAATTGGGCAGATTGCCCGGATACTAGACAGAGTGTCACTGGGTTCTGTGTGTTCATTGGAGATTCCCTTGTTGCATGGCGATCGAAAAAGCAGGCCACAGTCTCCAGATCATCTACAGAATCCGAGTATCGGGCCATGGCAGTAGCTACTGCTGAACTCACATGGCTGAAAGGCCTCCTGTTTGACTTTCAAATTGATATTCTCTCTTCTATGCTGTTTTGTGACTCTCAATCTGCTATTCACATAGCATCCAATCCCACTTTCATGAGAGAACTAAGCACATACAAGTGGACTGCCACTTTGTGCTCGAAAAGGTGGTTACGAAGTTTATTAGGCTCATTCATGTTTGGACGCAACATCAACTAG